A DNA window from Danio aesculapii chromosome 1, fDanAes4.1, whole genome shotgun sequence contains the following coding sequences:
- the eif5b gene encoding eukaryotic translation initiation factor 5B isoform X2 — MGKKQKNKGDDGAKDELDALAAEIEGAGAGKEQNKSKSKKKKGKKDDFDEDDIQKELEALTLENQGGKVKEAEKKSDSVEDAEPQPALTKADKKKAKKGKKANLEDEEGDEDQGQNDMENEQRTKDTKKVEAPSPAAPASDSEDEGSLSRRKPKAKKKGGQKAASDTEDSEDNSAKKGGAGDDDESDDDSQAARKKKKGKAKAKPDSEEDEGEDSTFKMKTAAQKKAEKKERDKKKKEEERAKLKAKKEKEEEALKTAATPSTESKKLEESASLDLDGADVQGEEEAEGDKKKKDKKKKKGEKEDKEKDKKKGPNKATVRAMQEALAKMKEEEERAKREEEERLKRLEELEAQRLEQERLEAERKEKKKQKDKERKERLKKEGKLLTKAQKEARARAEATLRALQAQGVEVPSKDAMPKKKPVYGDKRKKKPTAQTPEETSEVTSPTSVTPQPITVEMEVDKPEAQPAVKEPKAEAADLDDWEAMASDEEKEMKKVHIEVKETTTAVQKPTEENGSEEEEDEDEEDDEDDEDDEEEDGEEESEEEEDNKESSNKTTSNKARKEASSESSSESDSDDDRTKEERLYDKAKKRIEKRRQENLKNIILDKLRAPVVCVLGHVDTGKTKILDKLRHTHVQDGEAGGITQQIGATNVPLDTIVEQTKMVKNFDRDNVKIPGMLIIDTPGHESFSNLRNRGSSLCDIAILVVDIMHGLEPQTLESINLLKEKKCPFIVALNKIDRLYDWKKSPDTDVVTTLKKQKKNTKDEFDERAKSVIVEFAQQGLNAALFYENKDPRTFVSLVPTSAHSGDGMGNLIGLLVELTQSMLARRLAHCDELRAQVMEVKALPGMGTTIDVILINGHLREGDTIIVPGVDGPIVTQIRGLLLPPPLKELRVKNQYEKHKEVCTAQGVKILGKDLEKTLAGLPLLVAHKEDEVPVLRDELVRELKQTLNAIKLEEKGVYVQASTLGSLEALLEFLRTSKVPYAGINIGPVHKKDVMKASTMLEHDPQYAVILAFDVKIERDSQEMADSLGVRIFSAEIIYHLFDAFTKYREDYKKQKQDEFKHIAVFPCKLRILPQFIFNSRDPIVMGVTVEAGVLRTGTPLCVPSKGFVDIGIVTSIEVNHKSVDTAKKGQEICVKIEPIPGEAPKMFGRHFEAVDIIVSKITRQSIDALKNWFRDEMQKSDWQLIMELKKTFEII; from the exons TGAGGATGACATCCAGAAAGAACTGGAGGCGCTAACATTAGAAAACCAAGGAGGAAAGGTTAAAGAAGCAGAAAAg AAATCAGATTCAGTAGAAGACGCCGAACCTCAGCCCGCTCTGACAAAAGCAGACAAGAAGAAAGCCAAGAAGGGTAAGAAGGCGAATCTAGAGGATGAGGAAGGTGACGAAGATCAGGGTCAGAACGACATGGAGAACGAGCAGAGGACGAAAGACACCAAAAAGGTGGAGGCTCCCTCTCCTGCTGCTCCTGCTTCAGACTCAGAGGACGAGGGCTCGCTTTCACGCAGGAAACCCAAGGCTAAAAAGAAAGGAGGCCAGAAGGCCGCGTCTGACACGGAAGACAGTGAAGATAACAGTGCGAAGAAGGGCGGAGCAGGAGACGATGATGAATCCGATGATGATTCTCAGGCCGCACGCAAAAAGAAGAAGGGGAAAGCCAAAGCCAAGCCTGACAGCGAGGAAGACGAAGGAGAAGACTCCACCTTCAAGATGAAGACTGCTGCACAGAAGAAAGCGGAGAAAAAAGAGAGGGATAAGAAGAAGAAAGAGGAGGAGAGAGCCAAGCTGAAGGCTAAGAAAGAGAAGGAGGAAGAGGCTTTGAAAACTGCTGCTACACCTTCAACAGAGAGCAAAAAGCTGGAGGAATCTGCTTCACTGGACCTGGATGGAGCCGATGTTCAGGGAGAAG AGGAGGCTGAGGGGGACAAAAAGAAAAAggacaagaagaagaaaaaaggagAGAAGGAAGATAAAGAGAAGGACAAGAAAAAGGGTCCCAACAAAGCGACGGTGAGAGCCATGCAGGAGGCCCTGGCcaaaatgaaggaggaggaggagcgagCCAAAAGAGAAGAGGAGGAGAGACTGAAACGGCTGGAGGAGCTGGAGGCTCAGAGACTGGAGCAG GAGCGTCTAGAGGCTGAGAGGAAGGAGAAGAAGAAACAAAAGGATAAGGAGAGGAAAGAAAGGCTGAAGAAGGAGGGAAAGCTCCTCACTAAGGCCCAGAAAGAGGCTCGAGCCAGAGCAGAAGCCACACTGCGGGCACTGCAGGCTCAGG GTGTTGAAGTGCCATCCAAAGATGCAATGCCAAAGAAGAAGCCCGTTTATGGTGATAAGAGAAAAAAGAAGCCAACTGCACAAACTCCTGAAG AAACGTCTGAGGTGACATCACCCACATCAGTGACACCACAGCCAATCACGGTGGAGATGGAAGTAGACAAACCTGAAGCTCAACCAG CAGTAAAGGAGCCAAAGGCAGAGGCTGCTGATCTGGACGACTGGGAAGCCATGGCCAGTGATGAGGAGAAAG AGATGAAAAAGGTTCACATCGAGGTGAAAGAAACCACTACGGCTGTACAAAAACCCACTGAAGAAAATGgcagtgaggaagaggaggatgaagatgaagaggATGACGAAGATGATGAGGACGACGAAGAAGAAGATGGAGAGGAAGagagtgaggaggaggaggacaacAAGGAGAGCAGCAACAAAACCACCTCTAACAAAGCAAGAAAAGAGGCGAGCTCCGAGTCGAGCAGCGAGAGCGATTCAGACGACGACCGAACCAAAGAGGAAAGACTTTACGACAAGGCCAAGAAGCGTATAGAG AAACGCAGGCAGGAAAACCTGAAGAACATCATTTTGGACAAGCTCCGAGCTCCTGTGGTTTGTGTGCTGGGTCATGTGGACACAGGAAAGACCAAAATCCTGGACAAG CTGAGACACACACATGTTCAAGATGGAGAAGCTGGAGGAATCACTCAGCAGATCGGAGCCACCAACGTGCCCCTCGACACCATAGTGGAACAAACCAAGATGGTGAAAAAT TTTGACAGGGATAATGTGAAGATTCCTGGAATGCTCATTATTGATACACCTGGACACGAGTCCTTCAG TAATCTGAGGAACAGGGGCAGCTCTCTGTGTGATATTGCCATCTTGGTGGTGGACATCATGCACGGTTTAGAGCCACAGACGCTCGAGTCCATCAACCTGCTTAAAGAGAAGAAATGCCCTTTCATAGTAGCACTTAACAAG ATTGATCGTCTATACGACTGGAAGAAGAGTCCTGACACAGATGTGGTGACAACACTAAAGaaacagaagaaaaacacaaagGACGAGTTCGATGAGAGGGCGAAATCTGTCATTGTGGAGTTCGCTCAgcag GGTCTAAACGCTGCTCTCTTCTATGAAAACAAAGACCCTCGCACATTCGTATCCCTGGTTCCGACATCAGCTCACTCAG GGGATGGGATGGGGAACCTCATTGGCCTCTTGGTTGAGCTCACTCAAAGCATGCTGGCCCGCCGACTGGCTCACTGTGATGAACTTAGGGCACAAGTCATGGAG GTTAAAGCTCTGCCTGGCATGGGTACAACGATAGACGTGATCCTAATCAATGGTCATCTACGGGAGGGAGACACCATTATCGTCCCTGGAGTGGATGGACCAATCGTCACACAGATTCGAGGGTTGCTCCTCCCACCCCCTCTGAAAGAGCTCAGAGTGAAG AATCAGTATGAGAAGCATAAAGAAGTATGCACTGCTCAGGGAGTGAAGATCCTGGGAAAAGATCTGGAGAAGACTTTGGCAGGTCTGCCCCTCCTCGTCGCTCATAAAGAGGATGAAGTGCCAGTGCTGAGG GATGAGTTGGTCCGGGAGCTGAAACAGACTCTGAATGCCATAAAGCTGGAGGAGAAGGGTGTGTATGTTCAGGCCTCCACACTCGGCTCTCTGGAGGCTCTACTGGAGTTCCTGCGTACATCCAAAGTGCCT TATGCCGGCATCAACATTGGTCCTGTCCACAAGAAAGACGTCATGAAAGCATCCACCATGTTGGAGCATGATCCTCA GTATGCAGTGATCCTGGCATTCGATGTGAAAATAGAGCGGGACTCTCAGGAGATGGCGGACAGTCTCGGCGTTCGCATCTTCAGTGCTGAGATCATCTACCATCTGTTTGACGCCTTCACTAAATACAGAGAAGACTACAAGAAACAGAAGCAGGACGAGTTCAA gCACATAGCGGTGTTCCCCTGTAAGCTGCGTATTTTGCCGCAGTTCATCTTTAACTCCAGAGATCCCATCGTCATGGGCGTCACTGTGGAGGCTGGGGTATTAAGGACGGGTACACCGCTCTGTGTGCCCAGCAAAGGG TTTGTAGACATCGGCATTGTGACTAGCATTGAAGTGAATCACAAATCTGTGGACACGGCTAAGAAGGGACAAGAGATCTGTGTGAAAATAGAGCCGATTCCTGGAGAAGCACCCAAGATGTTCGGACGACACTTTGAGGCTGTTGATATCATTGTTAGCAAG ATCACCCGTCAGTCCATCGACGCTCTGAAGAACTGGTTCAGAGACGAGATGCAGAAATCCGACTGGCAGTTAATCATGGAGCTGAAGAAAACCTTCGAAATCATCTGA
- the eif5b gene encoding eukaryotic translation initiation factor 5B isoform X1, with product MGKKQKNKGDDGAKDELDALAAEIEGAGAGKEQNKSKSKKKKGKKDDFDEDDIQKELEALTLENQGGKVKEAEKKSDSVEDAEPQPALTKADKKKAKKGKKANLEDEEGDEDQGQNDMENEQRTKDTKKVEAPSPAAPASDSEDEGSLSRRKPKAKKKGGQKAASDTEDSEDNSAKKGGAGDDDESDDDSQAARKKKKGKAKAKPDSEEDEGEDSTFKMKTAAQKKAEKKERDKKKKEEERAKLKAKKEKEEEALKTAATPSTESKKLEESASLDLDGADVQGEEEAEGDKKKKDKKKKKGEKEDKEKDKKKGPNKATVRAMQEALAKMKEEEERAKREEEERLKRLEELEAQRLEQERLEAERKEKKKQKDKERKERLKKEGKLLTKAQKEARARAEATLRALQAQGVEVPSKDAMPKKKPVYGDKRKKKPTAQTPEETSEVTSPTSVTPQPITVEMEVDKPEAQPVKEPKAEAADLDDWEAMASDEEKEMKKVHIEVKETTTAVQKPTEENGSEEEEDEDEEDDEDDEDDEEEDGEEESEEEEDNKESSNKTTSNKARKEASSESSSESDSDDDRTKEERLYDKAKKRIEKRRQENLKNIILDKLRAPVVCVLGHVDTGKTKILDKLRHTHVQDGEAGGITQQIGATNVPLDTIVEQTKMVKNFDRDNVKIPGMLIIDTPGHESFSNLRNRGSSLCDIAILVVDIMHGLEPQTLESINLLKEKKCPFIVALNKIDRLYDWKKSPDTDVVTTLKKQKKNTKDEFDERAKSVIVEFAQQGLNAALFYENKDPRTFVSLVPTSAHSGDGMGNLIGLLVELTQSMLARRLAHCDELRAQVMEVKALPGMGTTIDVILINGHLREGDTIIVPGVDGPIVTQIRGLLLPPPLKELRVKNQYEKHKEVCTAQGVKILGKDLEKTLAGLPLLVAHKEDEVPVLRDELVRELKQTLNAIKLEEKGVYVQASTLGSLEALLEFLRTSKVPYAGINIGPVHKKDVMKASTMLEHDPQYAVILAFDVKIERDSQEMADSLGVRIFSAEIIYHLFDAFTKYREDYKKQKQDEFKHIAVFPCKLRILPQFIFNSRDPIVMGVTVEAGVLRTGTPLCVPSKGFVDIGIVTSIEVNHKSVDTAKKGQEICVKIEPIPGEAPKMFGRHFEAVDIIVSKITRQSIDALKNWFRDEMQKSDWQLIMELKKTFEII from the exons TGAGGATGACATCCAGAAAGAACTGGAGGCGCTAACATTAGAAAACCAAGGAGGAAAGGTTAAAGAAGCAGAAAAg AAATCAGATTCAGTAGAAGACGCCGAACCTCAGCCCGCTCTGACAAAAGCAGACAAGAAGAAAGCCAAGAAGGGTAAGAAGGCGAATCTAGAGGATGAGGAAGGTGACGAAGATCAGGGTCAGAACGACATGGAGAACGAGCAGAGGACGAAAGACACCAAAAAGGTGGAGGCTCCCTCTCCTGCTGCTCCTGCTTCAGACTCAGAGGACGAGGGCTCGCTTTCACGCAGGAAACCCAAGGCTAAAAAGAAAGGAGGCCAGAAGGCCGCGTCTGACACGGAAGACAGTGAAGATAACAGTGCGAAGAAGGGCGGAGCAGGAGACGATGATGAATCCGATGATGATTCTCAGGCCGCACGCAAAAAGAAGAAGGGGAAAGCCAAAGCCAAGCCTGACAGCGAGGAAGACGAAGGAGAAGACTCCACCTTCAAGATGAAGACTGCTGCACAGAAGAAAGCGGAGAAAAAAGAGAGGGATAAGAAGAAGAAAGAGGAGGAGAGAGCCAAGCTGAAGGCTAAGAAAGAGAAGGAGGAAGAGGCTTTGAAAACTGCTGCTACACCTTCAACAGAGAGCAAAAAGCTGGAGGAATCTGCTTCACTGGACCTGGATGGAGCCGATGTTCAGGGAGAAG AGGAGGCTGAGGGGGACAAAAAGAAAAAggacaagaagaagaaaaaaggagAGAAGGAAGATAAAGAGAAGGACAAGAAAAAGGGTCCCAACAAAGCGACGGTGAGAGCCATGCAGGAGGCCCTGGCcaaaatgaaggaggaggaggagcgagCCAAAAGAGAAGAGGAGGAGAGACTGAAACGGCTGGAGGAGCTGGAGGCTCAGAGACTGGAGCAG GAGCGTCTAGAGGCTGAGAGGAAGGAGAAGAAGAAACAAAAGGATAAGGAGAGGAAAGAAAGGCTGAAGAAGGAGGGAAAGCTCCTCACTAAGGCCCAGAAAGAGGCTCGAGCCAGAGCAGAAGCCACACTGCGGGCACTGCAGGCTCAGG GTGTTGAAGTGCCATCCAAAGATGCAATGCCAAAGAAGAAGCCCGTTTATGGTGATAAGAGAAAAAAGAAGCCAACTGCACAAACTCCTGAAG AAACGTCTGAGGTGACATCACCCACATCAGTGACACCACAGCCAATCACGGTGGAGATGGAAGTAGACAAACCTGAAGCTCAACCAG TAAAGGAGCCAAAGGCAGAGGCTGCTGATCTGGACGACTGGGAAGCCATGGCCAGTGATGAGGAGAAAG AGATGAAAAAGGTTCACATCGAGGTGAAAGAAACCACTACGGCTGTACAAAAACCCACTGAAGAAAATGgcagtgaggaagaggaggatgaagatgaagaggATGACGAAGATGATGAGGACGACGAAGAAGAAGATGGAGAGGAAGagagtgaggaggaggaggacaacAAGGAGAGCAGCAACAAAACCACCTCTAACAAAGCAAGAAAAGAGGCGAGCTCCGAGTCGAGCAGCGAGAGCGATTCAGACGACGACCGAACCAAAGAGGAAAGACTTTACGACAAGGCCAAGAAGCGTATAGAG AAACGCAGGCAGGAAAACCTGAAGAACATCATTTTGGACAAGCTCCGAGCTCCTGTGGTTTGTGTGCTGGGTCATGTGGACACAGGAAAGACCAAAATCCTGGACAAG CTGAGACACACACATGTTCAAGATGGAGAAGCTGGAGGAATCACTCAGCAGATCGGAGCCACCAACGTGCCCCTCGACACCATAGTGGAACAAACCAAGATGGTGAAAAAT TTTGACAGGGATAATGTGAAGATTCCTGGAATGCTCATTATTGATACACCTGGACACGAGTCCTTCAG TAATCTGAGGAACAGGGGCAGCTCTCTGTGTGATATTGCCATCTTGGTGGTGGACATCATGCACGGTTTAGAGCCACAGACGCTCGAGTCCATCAACCTGCTTAAAGAGAAGAAATGCCCTTTCATAGTAGCACTTAACAAG ATTGATCGTCTATACGACTGGAAGAAGAGTCCTGACACAGATGTGGTGACAACACTAAAGaaacagaagaaaaacacaaagGACGAGTTCGATGAGAGGGCGAAATCTGTCATTGTGGAGTTCGCTCAgcag GGTCTAAACGCTGCTCTCTTCTATGAAAACAAAGACCCTCGCACATTCGTATCCCTGGTTCCGACATCAGCTCACTCAG GGGATGGGATGGGGAACCTCATTGGCCTCTTGGTTGAGCTCACTCAAAGCATGCTGGCCCGCCGACTGGCTCACTGTGATGAACTTAGGGCACAAGTCATGGAG GTTAAAGCTCTGCCTGGCATGGGTACAACGATAGACGTGATCCTAATCAATGGTCATCTACGGGAGGGAGACACCATTATCGTCCCTGGAGTGGATGGACCAATCGTCACACAGATTCGAGGGTTGCTCCTCCCACCCCCTCTGAAAGAGCTCAGAGTGAAG AATCAGTATGAGAAGCATAAAGAAGTATGCACTGCTCAGGGAGTGAAGATCCTGGGAAAAGATCTGGAGAAGACTTTGGCAGGTCTGCCCCTCCTCGTCGCTCATAAAGAGGATGAAGTGCCAGTGCTGAGG GATGAGTTGGTCCGGGAGCTGAAACAGACTCTGAATGCCATAAAGCTGGAGGAGAAGGGTGTGTATGTTCAGGCCTCCACACTCGGCTCTCTGGAGGCTCTACTGGAGTTCCTGCGTACATCCAAAGTGCCT TATGCCGGCATCAACATTGGTCCTGTCCACAAGAAAGACGTCATGAAAGCATCCACCATGTTGGAGCATGATCCTCA GTATGCAGTGATCCTGGCATTCGATGTGAAAATAGAGCGGGACTCTCAGGAGATGGCGGACAGTCTCGGCGTTCGCATCTTCAGTGCTGAGATCATCTACCATCTGTTTGACGCCTTCACTAAATACAGAGAAGACTACAAGAAACAGAAGCAGGACGAGTTCAA gCACATAGCGGTGTTCCCCTGTAAGCTGCGTATTTTGCCGCAGTTCATCTTTAACTCCAGAGATCCCATCGTCATGGGCGTCACTGTGGAGGCTGGGGTATTAAGGACGGGTACACCGCTCTGTGTGCCCAGCAAAGGG TTTGTAGACATCGGCATTGTGACTAGCATTGAAGTGAATCACAAATCTGTGGACACGGCTAAGAAGGGACAAGAGATCTGTGTGAAAATAGAGCCGATTCCTGGAGAAGCACCCAAGATGTTCGGACGACACTTTGAGGCTGTTGATATCATTGTTAGCAAG ATCACCCGTCAGTCCATCGACGCTCTGAAGAACTGGTTCAGAGACGAGATGCAGAAATCCGACTGGCAGTTAATCATGGAGCTGAAGAAAACCTTCGAAATCATCTGA